The proteins below are encoded in one region of Doryrhamphus excisus isolate RoL2022-K1 chromosome 4, RoL_Dexc_1.0, whole genome shotgun sequence:
- the mtx3 gene encoding metaxin-3 isoform X2, with translation MLRDVTFRRANMATAMELRCWGGDWGLPSVHNESLVVLAYAKFSGAKVNVSPIDWTWKTLTATVPELICGDTSVTEPSQILNFLRKQRFNADYELSARQGADTMAYIALLQEKLQPALLHTFWLDADNYANLTRPWFASRSPFPLNFFVPSRHASNALSRILLTKGESPQRRISEVEGKLYSDAKECLNLLSYRLGSANYFFGNLPTSLDAFVFGFVAPLHKAHLPNSPLQSHIRQLENLTHFCDNILAVYFNSAHPYG, from the exons ATGTTGCGTGACGTCACCTTCAGGAGAGCAAACATGGCGACTGCCATGGAGCTACGGTGCTGGGGTGGTGACTGGGGTCTGCCGTCTGTCCACAACGAGTCCCTCGTAGTCCTG gcaTATGCCAAGTTTTCTGGGGCCAAAGTGAACGTTTCTCCTATAGACTGGACATGGAAAACCTTGACAG CAACAGTCCCCGAGCTGATTTGTGGTGATACTTCAGTGACAGAACCCTCTCAGATTCTTAACTTCCTGAGAAAGCAG AGGTTTAATGCAGACTATGAGCTGAGTGCCCGACAAGGAGCTGACACCATGGCGTACATCGCTCTCCTCCAAGAGAAACTACAACCTGCATTG TTGCACACTTTCTGGTTGGATGCCGACAATTATGCCAATTTGACACGGCCATGGTTTGCCTCCCGTTCGCCATTCCCTCTAAATTTTTTCGTTCCCAGTCGTCATGCCAGCAACGCTCTCTCTCGCATTTTGCTCACCAAAGGAGAGTCACCGCAACGCAGAATCAGTGAGGTGGAAGGAAAG CTCTACAGTGATGCCAAGGAATGCCTGAATCTCCTTTCTTACAGACTGGGTTCAGCAAACTACTTCTTTGGCAACCT GCCCACCAGCCTGGATGCCTTTGTCTTTGGGTTTGTGGCTCCCCTCCACAAGGCCCACCTCCCCAACAGCCCCCTGCAGAGCCACATCAGGCAATTGGAGAACCTCACACACTTCTGCGACAACATCCTGGCGGTCTATTTCAACTCGGCCCACCCTT ATGGATGA
- the mtx3 gene encoding metaxin-3 isoform X1: protein MLRDVTFRRANMATAMELRCWGGDWGLPSVHNESLVVLAYAKFSGAKVNVSPIDWTWKTLTATVPELICGDTSVTEPSQILNFLRKQRFNADYELSARQGADTMAYIALLQEKLQPALLHTFWLDADNYANLTRPWFASRSPFPLNFFVPSRHASNALSRILLTKGESPQRRISEVEGKLYSDAKECLNLLSYRLGSANYFFGNLPTSLDAFVFGFVAPLHKAHLPNSPLQSHIRQLENLTHFCDNILAVYFNSAHPCLPPSVQETMDANLQKLTQLVNKESNLIEKMDDNLRSSPQHKPHRPETKPSLIMEKSSTPA from the exons ATGTTGCGTGACGTCACCTTCAGGAGAGCAAACATGGCGACTGCCATGGAGCTACGGTGCTGGGGTGGTGACTGGGGTCTGCCGTCTGTCCACAACGAGTCCCTCGTAGTCCTG gcaTATGCCAAGTTTTCTGGGGCCAAAGTGAACGTTTCTCCTATAGACTGGACATGGAAAACCTTGACAG CAACAGTCCCCGAGCTGATTTGTGGTGATACTTCAGTGACAGAACCCTCTCAGATTCTTAACTTCCTGAGAAAGCAG AGGTTTAATGCAGACTATGAGCTGAGTGCCCGACAAGGAGCTGACACCATGGCGTACATCGCTCTCCTCCAAGAGAAACTACAACCTGCATTG TTGCACACTTTCTGGTTGGATGCCGACAATTATGCCAATTTGACACGGCCATGGTTTGCCTCCCGTTCGCCATTCCCTCTAAATTTTTTCGTTCCCAGTCGTCATGCCAGCAACGCTCTCTCTCGCATTTTGCTCACCAAAGGAGAGTCACCGCAACGCAGAATCAGTGAGGTGGAAGGAAAG CTCTACAGTGATGCCAAGGAATGCCTGAATCTCCTTTCTTACAGACTGGGTTCAGCAAACTACTTCTTTGGCAACCT GCCCACCAGCCTGGATGCCTTTGTCTTTGGGTTTGTGGCTCCCCTCCACAAGGCCCACCTCCCCAACAGCCCCCTGCAGAGCCACATCAGGCAATTGGAGAACCTCACACACTTCTGCGACAACATCCTGGCGGTCTATTTCAACTCGGCCCACCCTT GTCTTCCCCCATCTGTTCAGGAAACAATGGATGCCAACCTCCAGAAACTAACTCAgcttgtaaacaaagaatcCAACTTGATAGAAAAG ATGGATGACAACCTACGCAGCAGCCCTCAGCACAAACCTCACCGACCAGAGACCAAACCCAGTCTGATCATGGAAAAAAGCTCTACACCTGCATAA